One stretch of Niallia sp. XMNu-256 DNA includes these proteins:
- a CDS encoding DUF1659 domain-containing protein: MAILVAMDSKLRLIYETGIGEGGKPIYKAKSYGNIVEGVTANQLQQVAQALASLSNDPLSGIEQSELHEIV, translated from the coding sequence ATGGCAATTTTGGTGGCGATGGATTCAAAATTACGGTTGATTTATGAAACAGGGATTGGTGAGGGTGGAAAACCGATTTACAAAGCAAAATCGTACGGCAATATCGTCGAAGGGGTCACAGCCAATCAGCTGCAACAAGTAGCACAAGCCTTAGCTTCCTTGTCGAACGACCCATTAAGTGGGATCGAGCAAAGCGAACTGCATGAAATTGTTTAA
- a CDS encoding lactate racemase domain-containing protein encodes MSFPKVAKIRQKFQADSLKDIPATITEQFLAVNADEKIKPGMEVAITAGSRGIANIPLIVKSVADEIRKRGATPFIFPAMGSHGGATAEGQKEMLESLGITEEYTGCEIRSSMEVVEVGKTSDGVPVYVDEIAFNADGIIVMGRIKPHTDFKNKIESGILKMASIGMGKHKQALALHTYGVKGISEMMPEVGKVAISNSKTLFGIGIVENAHEETAIIEAVEPDQIEERESELLKQAFNLMPSLPVDEMDILVVDEIGKNYSGTGMDTNIIGRIRVLGVEEPEKPRVKYLIASNLSDVSHGNALGIGLSDLTTKRLFEKIDKKVMNENVVTSTFLDRAKIPIVLDNDQEALKAALRATWGVKSEEARIVRIPNTLHIGELYVSEVIFNELKDKENIEVLEDLQEMKFDEDGYFLPM; translated from the coding sequence ATGTCATTTCCAAAGGTTGCAAAAATCAGACAAAAGTTTCAGGCAGATAGTTTAAAAGATATTCCAGCGACAATTACTGAGCAATTCCTAGCCGTTAACGCCGATGAAAAGATTAAGCCAGGCATGGAAGTTGCCATTACAGCCGGAAGCCGTGGGATTGCCAATATTCCTTTAATTGTTAAATCTGTGGCTGATGAAATTAGAAAAAGAGGCGCAACGCCATTTATTTTTCCAGCAATGGGAAGTCATGGCGGAGCAACTGCTGAAGGCCAGAAGGAAATGTTAGAGAGCCTAGGCATTACGGAAGAATACACAGGTTGTGAAATTCGCTCTTCAATGGAAGTTGTCGAAGTTGGTAAAACATCAGACGGTGTTCCTGTTTATGTAGACGAGATTGCCTTCAATGCGGACGGAATCATCGTCATGGGCCGAATTAAGCCACATACTGATTTCAAAAATAAAATTGAGAGCGGTATCTTAAAAATGGCTTCAATTGGAATGGGAAAACACAAACAGGCTTTAGCCCTCCATACATATGGCGTAAAAGGAATTAGTGAAATGATGCCTGAAGTAGGGAAGGTTGCAATCAGCAACTCAAAAACGTTATTCGGGATTGGCATTGTCGAAAATGCTCATGAGGAAACAGCGATTATTGAAGCCGTTGAACCCGATCAAATCGAAGAGCGTGAGAGTGAGTTGTTGAAACAGGCGTTCAATTTAATGCCAAGTCTTCCTGTCGATGAAATGGATATTTTAGTTGTAGATGAAATCGGTAAAAACTACAGTGGAACAGGAATGGATACGAATATTATTGGTCGTATCCGCGTGCTTGGAGTAGAAGAACCAGAAAAACCAAGAGTCAAATATTTAATCGCTTCTAACTTGAGTGATGTGAGTCATGGAAATGCGTTAGGAATTGGCTTATCTGACTTAACTACAAAACGTCTATTTGAAAAAATTGATAAGAAAGTCATGAATGAAAATGTGGTCACAAGTACATTCTTAGATCGGGCCAAAATTCCAATTGTGCTAGATAATGACCAAGAAGCCCTTAAAGCAGCGCTACGAGCGACCTGGGGAGTCAAATCCGAAGAGGCTAGAATTGTAAGAATTCCAAATACCCTTCATATTGGCGAGTTATATGTATCTGAAGTCATTTTTAATGAGCTAAAAGACAAAGAGAACATCGAAGTATTAGAAGATCTGCAAGAAATGAAGTTCGACGAAGACGGCTACTTCTTACCGATGTAA
- a CDS encoding DUF2922 domain-containing protein, which translates to MAKIVELHFNSSLGKVVKLAVDNPVEPIDPIKVKGVMDTIIAANIFSGQSGALISPKEARLVEHNVTAYELI; encoded by the coding sequence ATGGCAAAAATAGTTGAATTGCATTTTAATAGCAGTCTTGGCAAAGTGGTTAAATTAGCGGTGGATAATCCAGTGGAACCCATTGATCCGATAAAAGTAAAAGGGGTCATGGATACAATTATTGCGGCAAATATCTTTAGCGGTCAATCAGGAGCTCTGATCAGTCCAAAAGAAGCCCGTCTTGTTGAACATAATGTAACTGCATACGAACTTATTTAA
- the larB gene encoding nickel pincer cofactor biosynthesis protein LarB translates to MMEEILKQVQAGTLSVTEAKEKLATYENLGFAKVDHHRKNRQGFPEVIYGEGKTTEQIHAIIKAIRSKGDNVLVTRISKDKADSILRDYPEFTYNETASILYWKKDTKQKPSTHGYIAIVCAGTSDLKVAEEAAVTAEALGSEVRRFYDVGVAGIHRLFDHIEQIQQATVSVVVAGMEGALPSVVGGLVSHPVIAVPTSVGYGANFNGLSALLTMLNSCASGISVVNIDNGFGAAYNAVLIDNIAKKGAKNE, encoded by the coding sequence ATAATGGAAGAAATTTTAAAGCAAGTCCAAGCAGGCACATTAAGTGTTACAGAGGCAAAGGAAAAGTTAGCAACCTATGAGAATCTAGGGTTTGCAAAGGTCGATCACCACCGAAAGAATCGTCAAGGGTTCCCAGAAGTCATTTATGGTGAAGGGAAAACAACGGAACAAATTCATGCGATTATAAAAGCCATTCGATCGAAAGGTGACAATGTATTAGTTACGAGAATTTCTAAAGATAAAGCAGATTCGATTCTGCGTGATTATCCAGAGTTTACATACAATGAAACAGCAAGCATTCTTTACTGGAAAAAGGATACGAAACAGAAGCCATCTACCCACGGGTATATTGCGATTGTTTGTGCCGGAACATCAGATCTTAAAGTCGCTGAGGAAGCGGCTGTTACAGCAGAGGCATTGGGAAGTGAAGTTCGTCGTTTTTATGACGTAGGGGTTGCGGGAATCCACCGCTTGTTTGATCATATTGAACAAATCCAACAAGCAACCGTCTCAGTTGTTGTTGCGGGAATGGAAGGGGCACTTCCAAGTGTGGTCGGAGGGCTTGTGTCACATCCAGTTATTGCTGTTCCAACAAGTGTTGGCTATGGTGCTAATTTCAATGGGTTATCAGCATTGCTAACGATGTTAAATTCCTGTGCATCGGGAATTAGTGTAGTCAATATCGATAATGGATTCGGTGCCGCCTATAATGCAGTACTAATTGATAATATCGCAAAAAAAGGAGCTAAGAATGAATGA
- a CDS encoding PrpR N-terminal domain-containing protein produces MIKALVIVPYDGLFEMMKEIQQEVHDFLFQIELGNLYEGVAIAKAAENDGYHVIISRGGTASMIQEAVSIPVIDIQVSGYDVLRMITLVKGFSRKAAIVGFANITQGASTICKLLDIEITTATITKDKQVKEKLERLKKDGVEVIIGDVVTINAAKELGMTGVLITSGKEAIFEALEEARRTYRVFSGMQQKVSMLKDILDCQEQGVVVINHEKQLIYGNQSFHSEFQWMQLENKQEINELIKETILTEKNQAIPIYMNQTFWNVKACPQENIIALFFEKSTHTHASQSGNMNENAIEIHTSAVYTPNAGRSESIKGVLHQIEQYGKNKMPVLIYGEKGSGKDVAAGSIYFNRKTENEPYIIFQCELLSVEQWETLIAENFFQKYANGIIYLKNMDRLNSDIQKQLYTLATNDNNQGLQWLVSSEENLEGMVKQGTFHDGLYDVVAKQIISIPPLRERREDIEDLVPVFISEFHPKYGNEVVGIRPDALEELMNYDWPGNVGQLKRVIEQLFIGSNSYYIEKKDVEKVLKGIEKQVDKIAEARKEDSIDLSGTLEEIEKQIITKVLEEEGFNQSKAAKRLGVNRSTLWRKLK; encoded by the coding sequence ATGATTAAAGCTCTAGTGATTGTCCCTTATGATGGGCTGTTTGAAATGATGAAGGAAATCCAGCAAGAGGTTCACGATTTTCTATTTCAGATTGAATTAGGGAACTTATATGAAGGGGTGGCAATTGCCAAAGCGGCTGAAAATGATGGGTATCATGTGATCATTAGCCGAGGGGGTACAGCTTCGATGATTCAGGAAGCCGTCTCCATCCCTGTAATTGACATTCAAGTATCTGGCTATGATGTCTTACGAATGATCACCCTTGTGAAAGGATTTTCACGGAAAGCGGCAATTGTTGGGTTCGCTAATATTACTCAAGGTGCTTCGACCATTTGTAAACTCCTTGATATTGAGATTACCACCGCTACGATTACAAAAGACAAACAGGTAAAAGAGAAACTAGAGAGGCTAAAAAAGGATGGGGTTGAAGTCATCATCGGTGACGTTGTAACCATAAATGCCGCAAAGGAATTAGGAATGACTGGCGTTCTAATCACATCTGGAAAAGAAGCCATTTTCGAAGCACTAGAAGAAGCGCGCAGGACCTATCGCGTCTTTTCAGGCATGCAGCAGAAAGTTTCAATGCTTAAAGACATCCTTGACTGTCAGGAGCAAGGGGTTGTAGTAATTAATCATGAAAAGCAACTTATTTATGGAAACCAATCTTTTCATAGTGAATTTCAATGGATGCAACTGGAGAATAAACAGGAAATCAATGAATTAATCAAAGAAACTATTTTAACCGAGAAAAATCAAGCAATTCCCATTTATATGAATCAAACTTTCTGGAATGTAAAGGCATGTCCTCAAGAAAATATCATCGCTTTATTTTTCGAAAAAAGTACCCATACCCATGCTTCCCAAAGTGGGAATATGAATGAGAATGCCATTGAGATTCATACCTCTGCGGTCTATACCCCAAATGCCGGGAGAAGCGAGTCCATTAAAGGCGTACTCCATCAAATAGAACAGTATGGCAAAAACAAAATGCCTGTTCTCATTTACGGTGAAAAAGGCAGTGGAAAAGATGTGGCGGCTGGCTCGATTTATTTCAATAGAAAGACAGAGAATGAACCATATATTATTTTCCAATGTGAATTATTGAGTGTAGAACAATGGGAAACGCTTATTGCGGAAAACTTTTTTCAAAAATACGCCAATGGAATCATCTATTTGAAAAATATGGATCGGTTAAATTCTGACATTCAAAAACAGCTATATACATTGGCTACCAATGATAACAACCAAGGATTACAATGGCTCGTGTCCTCAGAGGAGAATCTTGAGGGAATGGTCAAACAAGGAACATTCCATGATGGCTTATATGACGTGGTGGCAAAGCAAATCATTTCTATCCCGCCTCTCCGTGAACGACGGGAAGACATTGAAGATTTAGTCCCTGTTTTTATTTCAGAGTTTCATCCTAAATATGGGAATGAGGTTGTCGGAATTCGCCCGGATGCTTTAGAGGAACTGATGAACTATGATTGGCCAGGGAATGTGGGACAATTGAAAAGAGTCATCGAACAATTGTTTATTGGTTCAAACTCTTACTATATCGAGAAAAAAGATGTTGAGAAAGTGTTAAAAGGGATAGAGAAGCAAGTTGATAAGATCGCTGAAGCGAGGAAAGAAGACTCGATTGATTTAAGTGGTACATTGGAAGAGATCGAAAAGCAAATCATTACAAAGGTGTTAGAAGAGGAAGGCTTTAATCAATCGAAAGCAGCAAAACGATTAGGAGTGAATCGTTCTACATTGTGGCGCAAGTTAAAATAA
- a CDS encoding gluconate:H+ symporter yields the protein MPLVIIAIGVLLLLILIMKFKLNTFVSLIIVSFLVALALGIPVMDVVGSIESGLGGTLGHIGIIFGLGAMLGRLIADSGGAHRIATTLIGKFGAKRVHWAVLFASFICGIALFLEVTIVLLVPIIFSIARELKVSIVKLGLPMVTAALATHAFLPPHPGPTAVSAEYGASVGMVLIYGIIVAIPTCIIAGIWYPKIAQKIVPTAFTREGSESFGVKKEFKLEETPGFGISVFTALFPVILMGFGAIVDMVQPALGFGDNGLVIFIRFIATSSTAMVLSVLFALYTMGLRRKIPMKTLMASCTSAVNALGMLLLIIGGGGALKQVLIDGGVGDYIATLFEGTAMSPILFAWTVAALLRICLGSGTVATLATPGLVIPLLATMPDVNLALVALATGAGSAIASHVNDAGFWMVKESLGMNLKEAFGTYTVLSTIVAVCGLVFTLILDLFV from the coding sequence ATGCCTTTGGTCATTATAGCTATAGGGGTATTATTATTACTTATCCTTATTATGAAGTTCAAATTGAATACATTTGTATCCTTAATCATTGTATCGTTCCTTGTGGCATTAGCTCTTGGAATTCCAGTGATGGATGTAGTGGGCTCAATTGAAAGCGGTTTAGGGGGAACGCTCGGTCATATCGGGATTATTTTTGGATTAGGCGCGATGCTTGGTCGATTAATTGCTGATTCCGGTGGTGCTCACCGTATTGCTACAACCTTAATTGGTAAATTCGGTGCAAAGAGAGTTCATTGGGCTGTTCTTTTTGCATCATTCATTTGTGGAATCGCTTTATTCCTTGAAGTGACAATTGTATTATTAGTTCCAATTATTTTCTCTATTGCGAGAGAATTAAAAGTTTCAATTGTAAAATTAGGACTACCAATGGTAACGGCTGCGTTAGCAACTCACGCATTCTTGCCTCCACATCCAGGTCCAACTGCGGTTTCTGCTGAGTATGGAGCAAGTGTGGGAATGGTATTAATCTATGGAATTATTGTTGCCATCCCAACTTGTATCATTGCTGGGATTTGGTATCCGAAGATTGCGCAAAAAATTGTACCAACTGCCTTTACTAGAGAAGGAAGCGAATCTTTTGGTGTTAAAAAAGAATTTAAATTAGAAGAAACACCTGGTTTTGGAATCAGTGTATTTACAGCTTTATTCCCAGTTATCTTAATGGGATTTGGTGCGATTGTAGATATGGTGCAACCAGCTTTAGGATTTGGGGATAATGGACTTGTAATATTTATTCGTTTTATTGCTACATCATCAACTGCTATGGTGCTTTCTGTATTATTCGCCCTATATACAATGGGATTACGCAGAAAAATTCCAATGAAAACATTAATGGCGTCTTGTACATCTGCCGTTAATGCACTAGGAATGCTTCTATTAATTATCGGGGGCGGCGGTGCCTTAAAGCAAGTTCTAATTGATGGCGGTGTTGGGGATTATATCGCTACATTATTTGAAGGTACAGCGATGTCACCAATTTTGTTTGCTTGGACAGTAGCTGCGTTATTACGTATTTGTTTAGGCTCTGGAACCGTTGCGACGCTAGCAACTCCTGGGTTAGTCATTCCATTACTTGCTACAATGCCTGATGTCAACTTAGCGCTTGTTGCACTTGCAACTGGAGCGGGTAGTGCGATTGCATCCCATGTTAATGACGCAGGATTCTGGATGGTTAAAGAATCTTTAGGCATGAACTTAAAAGAAGCCTTTGGAACCTACACGGTTCTGTCAACAATTGTTGCAGTTTGTGGATTGGTATTCACGTTAATATTAGATCTATTTGTATAA
- a CDS encoding sigma-70 family RNA polymerase sigma factor, whose translation MNFEQLAAQYSNMIHSIIHSLHIYKDHDEFYQIGLIALWNAYENFDEAKGRFSTYGYRFIKGRMLNHLKKEKKQEDYCSAISEEVWLGFGYEACFLERETLLGYFYRLTDKEQQWVLLRFYEGLSNSEIADRLDLKVTSVRSCERRAMRKLVIDKNSLSTDSYCPKNILL comes from the coding sequence ATGAATTTCGAACAATTAGCGGCACAATATTCCAACATGATCCACTCTATTATTCATTCTCTTCATATATATAAAGACCACGATGAGTTTTATCAAATTGGTTTGATTGCTCTTTGGAATGCTTATGAAAATTTTGATGAAGCGAAGGGTCGTTTTTCTACCTATGGTTATCGTTTTATTAAGGGACGGATGCTCAATCACTTGAAAAAGGAGAAAAAACAGGAAGATTATTGTTCAGCCATATCTGAAGAAGTTTGGCTTGGATTCGGTTATGAGGCTTGTTTTCTGGAGAGGGAAACGCTATTGGGCTATTTTTATCGTTTAACCGATAAGGAACAACAATGGGTGTTGCTACGTTTTTATGAAGGCCTTAGTAATAGCGAAATTGCCGATCGCCTTGATTTGAAGGTAACAAGTGTTCGTTCGTGTGAAAGGCGAGCAATGAGAAAGCTAGTAATCGATAAAAATTCCCTTTCAACCGATTCATATTGTCCTAAAAATATTCTTTTATAA
- a CDS encoding YvrJ family protein — protein sequence MDLAVPFISEVGFPIASLFIPFTRIKAKLDVVVQLLQNLPKRIEE from the coding sequence TTGGATCTAGCGGTTCCTTTCATTAGTGAGGTCGGGTTTCCGATTGCCTCACTCTTTATTCCCTTTACCCGAATTAAAGCAAAGCTTGATGTGGTCGTCCAATTGCTTCAAAACTTGCCAAAGCGTATAGAGGAATGA
- a CDS encoding MTH1187 family thiamine-binding protein has protein sequence MAIVDVTVIPVGTESPSVSHYVADIQKVLKKYEEQGDIRFQLTPMNTIIEGDLPKLFEVIQAIHEVPFEKGLARVCTNIRIDDRRDKQRKMEDKVARVESLLEE, from the coding sequence ATGGCAATTGTTGATGTGACGGTAATCCCTGTAGGTACAGAATCTCCTAGTGTGAGTCATTATGTGGCCGATATTCAGAAGGTGTTGAAAAAATATGAGGAGCAAGGGGATATCCGCTTCCAATTAACTCCGATGAATACGATCATTGAAGGCGATCTACCTAAACTATTTGAAGTCATTCAGGCGATCCATGAAGTTCCTTTTGAAAAGGGACTTGCTAGGGTTTGTACAAATATTCGAATTGATGATCGTCGTGATAAACAGCGCAAAATGGAAGATAAAGTAGCGAGAGTCGAAAGTCTTTTAGAGGAATAA
- the larE gene encoding ATP-dependent sacrificial sulfur transferase LarE, whose product MNEKYERLKEILKEMGNVVVAFSGGVDSTFLLKVAVDVLGVENVLAVTADSETYPSSELEEAKRLANKIGVTHKVIETSELNIPGYAENDRNRCYFCKNGLFEEIIPVMHKHGFENVVYGLIADDMSEHRPGMQAAKEHGVRGPLQEANLYKEEIRELSKHLDLPTWEKPSFACLSSRIAYGERITQEKLTKVEKSEAYLKSLGVKQIRVRTHEEIARIEVEPQDMGTILANHKEIMEQLQQFGYKYVTLDLKGYESGSMNKVLTS is encoded by the coding sequence ATGAACGAGAAATATGAACGTCTGAAGGAAATCCTAAAGGAAATGGGCAATGTCGTCGTTGCTTTTTCAGGTGGCGTTGATAGCACCTTTTTATTAAAAGTAGCTGTTGATGTCCTAGGGGTTGAAAATGTCTTGGCCGTCACAGCGGATTCGGAAACCTATCCTTCAAGTGAACTAGAAGAAGCAAAAAGGTTAGCTAATAAAATAGGTGTGACCCATAAAGTCATTGAAACATCTGAACTAAATATCCCAGGCTATGCCGAAAATGACCGGAATCGCTGTTATTTTTGTAAAAATGGCTTGTTTGAGGAAATCATCCCAGTCATGCATAAACATGGGTTTGAAAATGTCGTTTACGGCTTAATTGCTGATGATATGAGTGAACATCGCCCTGGAATGCAGGCAGCAAAAGAACATGGTGTGCGTGGACCGCTTCAAGAAGCGAATCTTTATAAAGAGGAAATTCGAGAACTCTCCAAACACTTAGACTTACCAACTTGGGAAAAACCATCATTTGCCTGCTTGTCTTCACGGATTGCTTACGGGGAAAGAATTACACAGGAAAAATTAACAAAGGTAGAGAAGTCAGAGGCTTATCTAAAATCATTGGGGGTTAAACAAATCCGTGTACGGACCCATGAAGAAATTGCTCGAATCGAAGTTGAGCCACAGGACATGGGAACCATTTTAGCGAACCATAAAGAGATTATGGAGCAGCTTCAACAATTTGGATATAAATATGTCACTCTCGATCTAAAAGGCTATGAAAGTGGAAGTATGAATAAGGTATTAACATCTTAA
- a CDS encoding four-carbon acid sugar kinase family protein, translating to MKLAVIADDLTGANDTGVQFARQNLKTTVLFSETKLQPDHLKDDVIVLSSDSRALTPEKAYESVFQLSDSLKQLNVSKIYKKIDSTMRGNIGSEIDAVMDAFHFKLALVVPAFPKGKRETIDGYHYVNGKRLEETEIARDPVTPVKESYLPKLLQEQTKRTVGLLSITDVRKGKGHLSEKMKEFSSDQSSKVIIIDATTDEELQTIVEATEGVNENFLWVGSAGIASHLFNQDQDEENIKTIQLEDRPPVLIVAGSVNPVVDKQIKVLKEKNRINEIIISPEEFFYEDRRKLEMERIVREGQAILEKGDLVVTTNREQKAIKRIKELQQQLGLSPFQSGKIIAESMGSIAGELIKTKSISGTVLTGGDIAGATCKVLNSEGIRVIGEVESGIPYGKLFGGLFDGMPIVTKAGAFGTEQALSKALETIVQVYAHKNSKTNV from the coding sequence GTGAAACTAGCGGTAATCGCAGATGATTTAACAGGTGCAAATGATACGGGGGTTCAATTTGCCAGACAAAACTTAAAGACAACCGTGCTATTTTCGGAGACAAAATTACAACCCGATCATTTAAAAGATGATGTCATTGTCTTAAGCTCAGATAGTCGTGCCTTAACTCCTGAAAAAGCTTATGAAAGCGTCTTTCAGTTATCCGATAGCTTAAAGCAATTAAATGTTTCCAAGATCTATAAGAAAATCGATTCAACTATGAGAGGAAATATAGGTTCGGAAATTGATGCGGTCATGGATGCTTTTCATTTCAAACTAGCCTTAGTCGTACCGGCTTTTCCAAAAGGCAAGCGTGAGACCATCGATGGATATCATTATGTAAATGGCAAACGACTAGAAGAAACGGAAATTGCTCGAGATCCTGTTACTCCTGTAAAGGAAAGTTACTTGCCTAAGTTGCTGCAAGAGCAAACGAAACGTACGGTCGGACTCCTTTCGATTACAGATGTACGAAAAGGAAAAGGCCATTTATCGGAAAAGATGAAAGAGTTTTCCTCTGATCAGTCGTCAAAAGTCATCATTATTGATGCAACAACAGATGAAGAACTACAAACGATTGTTGAAGCCACTGAAGGGGTAAACGAGAACTTCCTCTGGGTGGGTTCAGCGGGGATTGCTTCTCATTTGTTTAATCAGGATCAAGATGAGGAAAACATAAAGACCATCCAACTCGAAGATCGGCCTCCTGTACTGATTGTAGCGGGTAGTGTAAATCCTGTGGTCGATAAGCAAATTAAGGTGTTAAAAGAAAAAAATCGCATAAATGAAATTATCATTTCTCCGGAAGAATTTTTTTATGAGGATCGGAGAAAACTTGAAATGGAACGGATTGTAAGAGAAGGACAAGCAATCCTAGAAAAAGGCGATTTAGTAGTAACAACGAATCGGGAGCAAAAGGCGATTAAGAGAATTAAGGAACTTCAACAACAGCTTGGATTGTCTCCTTTCCAATCTGGGAAAATCATTGCGGAATCGATGGGAAGCATTGCTGGTGAGTTGATCAAAACAAAATCCATTTCCGGGACGGTGTTAACCGGAGGGGACATTGCCGGAGCAACTTGTAAAGTACTAAATAGCGAAGGAATTCGAGTCATTGGTGAAGTAGAGTCCGGTATTCCTTATGGGAAATTATTCGGTGGCTTATTTGATGGCATGCCAATTGTGACAAAGGCTGGCGCCTTCGGAACGGAACAAGCTCTTTCAAAAGCTCTTGAGACGATCGTTCAAGTCTATGCACATAAAAATAGTAAAACCAATGTTTAA
- the pdxA gene encoding 4-hydroxythreonine-4-phosphate dehydrogenase PdxA, whose protein sequence is MTTYKPIIAITMGDPSGVGPEIIAKSLNDPNIYDQCQPFVVGDFKILKRALGITNINLELNSIANPEEGKFQHGTIDIIDLDLVSENLPWGEVNSEAGNAAFRYLEKAISYANEGKIQGICTAPLNKEALHKAGHMYPGHTEILAELTNTKDFAMMLSAPGLRVIHVTTHIGLLDAINTINVDRQYKVIKLAHDTLKKAGIESPRIAVCGINPHAGENGLFGHGEEEEKIIPAIEKAKAEGVDVQGPLPADTLFFRAKRGDFDIVVAQYHDQGHGPIKVLGLEAGVNITVGLPIIRTSVDHGTAFDIAGKNIADEQSLKEALRMAIELAPKN, encoded by the coding sequence ATGACTACATACAAACCAATCATTGCAATTACAATGGGGGACCCTTCAGGTGTCGGACCTGAAATTATCGCTAAATCATTAAATGATCCTAATATTTATGATCAATGCCAACCGTTTGTAGTTGGAGATTTTAAGATTTTAAAAAGAGCATTAGGCATTACGAATATAAACCTAGAACTAAATTCAATAGCAAATCCTGAAGAAGGAAAGTTCCAACACGGAACGATTGATATCATCGATCTAGACTTAGTTTCTGAAAATTTACCATGGGGAGAGGTAAATTCAGAGGCTGGAAACGCAGCTTTCCGCTATTTAGAAAAGGCAATCTCTTATGCGAATGAGGGAAAAATTCAAGGAATTTGTACGGCTCCACTCAACAAAGAAGCGCTTCATAAAGCAGGGCATATGTATCCAGGCCATACTGAAATTTTGGCAGAATTAACGAACACAAAAGATTTCGCGATGATGCTATCTGCACCTGGATTAAGAGTCATTCATGTAACAACACATATCGGATTATTGGATGCAATCAATACGATAAATGTGGACCGCCAATATAAAGTAATCAAGCTTGCACATGATACATTGAAAAAAGCAGGAATCGAATCACCAAGAATCGCTGTATGTGGAATTAACCCACATGCGGGTGAGAATGGACTTTTTGGTCATGGTGAAGAGGAAGAAAAAATTATTCCAGCGATTGAAAAGGCAAAGGCAGAGGGAGTCGATGTACAGGGTCCACTTCCAGCAGATACGTTATTCTTTAGAGCAAAACGCGGGGACTTCGATATCGTTGTTGCCCAATATCACGACCAAGGCCACGGCCCAATTAAAGTTCTAGGCCTAGAAGCTGGAGTCAACATTACAGTCGGCTTACCAATCATCCGAACAAGTGTTGACCATGGTACTGCTTTTGATATCGCTGGGAAAAACATCGCTGATGAGCAATCATTAAAAGAAGCTCTACGCATGGCGATTGAATTGGCTCCGAAGAATTAA
- a CDS encoding ATP-binding cassette domain-containing protein, which produces MHIEANAIGFRYEKGPWLFRDVNLTFRSGEIIGITGQSGYGKTTFCRILAGFEKPVEGTVTFDGKPYSNKSYHPVQLVFQHPEKAVNPRWKMKKVLNEGWQPDGEILDLLGIQQEWLERWPNELSGGELQRFCVARALGPHTRFLIADEMTTMLDAITQAQIWHAVLEIAQQRNMGIIIVSHEAKLLERLCHRIIQFDQLK; this is translated from the coding sequence ATGCATATTGAGGCAAATGCGATTGGATTTCGCTATGAAAAAGGACCATGGTTGTTCCGAGATGTGAATTTAACCTTTCGTTCCGGGGAAATCATTGGAATAACCGGACAGAGCGGCTACGGGAAAACAACCTTTTGCCGAATATTGGCTGGGTTCGAGAAGCCTGTTGAAGGAACGGTAACTTTTGATGGGAAGCCGTATAGTAACAAAAGCTATCATCCGGTTCAGCTGGTTTTTCAACATCCTGAAAAAGCGGTCAATCCACGCTGGAAAATGAAAAAAGTACTGAATGAAGGATGGCAGCCTGATGGGGAAATCCTTGATTTATTAGGAATTCAGCAGGAATGGTTAGAGCGTTGGCCCAATGAATTATCCGGTGGAGAGCTGCAACGCTTTTGTGTCGCTCGAGCATTGGGACCACATACCCGCTTTCTCATTGCTGATGAAATGACTACGATGCTTGATGCTATTACACAAGCCCAAATCTGGCATGCCGTATTGGAAATTGCCCAACAGCGAAACATGGGGATCATCATCGTCAGTCATGAAGCCAAGTTGCTCGAGAGACTTTGCCACCGCATCATCCAGTTTGATCAATTAAAATAA